The Paraflavitalea devenefica DNA segment CCAGCCGCTGGGCATCAAAAGGGTGACTGATGAGCGAATAATGGAAGCCGAAGAGATCGGCCGTTGAGCCTGCTGGTCCTATATCCTTCCGGTTGCTGATCCAGGAGAACCGGTCGGCGGGCGAGAGTAACTTTTTAAAGAACTCCTGGGTAGGCAGGGTATAATCTGGTTTACCGGTCATTTGTTCGTTCCAGTAATAATAGCGTTTCAGGCTGTCGTACACCCATTTGTTGTCAATACCCAATGCATCAGTGGGCTCAAAAGGGACAATTTTCTTGCTGCAAAACAGGTTTTCGACAGAGACCAGTGACAACAAAATGATACACACCCATTTAGTTTTCTGCTGAGCAATAATGGCAGGAAACCTGCTACTGTTCAGAAGCGCCATAAATTCACCAGTTTTAAGGAATTTTTATTTTTTTGTTACCTTTTGAGAGGTAATTTTGTATTGGAATTAAACAATTACAAAACATTAGGGTGACCGTTCGCGCGGTTGCCCTTTTGCATTATATACAGGAAAGCAATTACCTGTGAAGTTTCCTCCACAGGTAATTGAGTAAATACATAGGACAAATTAATTACGGGCCTATTGCTTTATAAACAGCTTGCTTTGACGCTGACCGTTCACGCTATAGATCACGAAATAATTGCCAGTTACCAGTTTCTTCACATTCACTTTTGTTTGTACAGCACCTTCAGCCACATTCTGGTTCAGTATCTGGCGGCCATCCACACCTACTACCTGTACAGAAGCACCGGCAGCAGCCTGCGGGTGTTGCACCAGCAATTGATCAGCTACGGGGTTAGGATAAATGCTGAGTTTGATCACACCATCCACTTTCAATACATCACTCACCAGCTTAACACCATCTTTGCTGGCGGTACGTACACGATAGAAGGCAGTAACATCTGTACGGCTATCCTGCAGCTCATACAGGTCTTTCTGACCAGCTTTTTTAACGGTACGCAGCGCAGAGAAGGTTTTGCCACCGTCAACAGATTTCTCAATGACAAACTCTTCTGCATCCTGGTCGGTAGTATTCCACTGCAGGGTGAGCAGTTCATCGGTAGTTTGTTCGGTAGATAGCCACAGGCTGATGCCCAATATCCTTGTGCCATCAATTACGAGTACATTGTCAAGACCACCGGTAGGATTTTTGGTATCAATCACTGTATTGTTCACAGAAGGCCACTTGTCAATAATGATAAAAGGCCAATTGGGTACAAACACAACCGGATAGTACGATTTTTTGAACCCGCCATCCAATGCATAACGGTCGATACGCCTGATGCCATTGGGCAGTGCGTTAGGGATAATAGTACCCCAGGTCCTGTCAATGCCATTTACACTGTCGGCATAGAAAGGAGCATATCCATTGGCTACTGTGTTGGCAGTGCCATCACTTTCAATAAAGGAACCGGATATAGGCCTTCCCTGTGCCAGCGGATTATCATACAGGAACACAAATTGCTTAGCGGCAGCGTTGCCGGTAAGCGCAGTAGAACGTATGGCAGTACCACTGAGTGAATCAGCAGCCGTACCAAAGTTGATCACTTTTACAGCGCTGGTAGTAGTCAGGTTGGAAACAGGAGCAGCTCCACCGGCGCCATCATTCAGATTAATGCGCAAATACAGTGAAAACCCTGGCGTAAACAAACCAGCTACGTTCACTTCATTGGCAAACCAGCCTGTATAAGATCCTGTAGAATCGGTGGTAAACTCACCATACCGACCGGCAACAGATAATGAAGCTGCCGTAACTCGTACGAAGCTACCAGTATCTTTTACCAGGATATAGCTCCCGTTACCAATAGAAACCGGATCAGTGGGGTCAAGAACGAACCTGTTGTGATAGCGATAGGTGGCATTGGGCAGCAGACCATTCAACTGAAGGCGTGCTACAAAAGGTACCCTGCGTTCGTCGGCCTGGTTAAATGTGCCTGCACCCTGGATATATTGAGGAAAAATTACTTCC contains these protein-coding regions:
- a CDS encoding T9SS type A sorting domain-containing protein translates to MKQKFSVLFLLMLAYATTYAQSITEVIFPQYIQGAGTFNQADERRVPFVARLQLNGLLPNATYRYHNRFVLDPTDPVSIGNGSYILVKDTGSFVRVTAASLSVAGRYGEFTTDSTGSYTGWFANEVNVAGLFTPGFSLYLRINLNDGAGGAAPVSNLTTTSAVKVINFGTAADSLSGTAIRSTALTGNAAAKQFVFLYDNPLAQGRPISGSFIESDGTANTVANGYAPFYADSVNGIDRTWGTIIPNALPNGIRRIDRYALDGGFKKSYYPVVFVPNWPFIIIDKWPSVNNTVIDTKNPTGGLDNVLVIDGTRILGISLWLSTEQTTDELLTLQWNTTDQDAEEFVIEKSVDGGKTFSALRTVKKAGQKDLYELQDSRTDVTAFYRVRTASKDGVKLVSDVLKVDGVIKLSIYPNPVADQLLVQHPQAAAGASVQVVGVDGRQILNQNVAEGAVQTKVNVKKLVTGNYFVIYSVNGQRQSKLFIKQ